One genomic window of Boudabousia tangfeifanii includes the following:
- a CDS encoding MFS transporter, protein MSQPAPIGAASVRGAKENSAVKDWNVDPWKAFYVIMAGGFMTLLDVSIVNVALPSITAHLQATSSQLQWIVAIYSLAFGVMLVPAGRFGDLFGRRTMFLVGIGGFGLASILCGLAPSANFLIGARLIQGAFAAVINPQVAGLIQQMFTGADRGRAYGYNGAAIGVATALGPVLGGVIVSALPGQFGWRTIFLINVPIALVVIPMAIKLLPPPQRQDAKIRLDLVGIILMTAITLLLMLPLIIATQHASWSGAPWWMIGAALAVWVLFMLWELWRDGQGGTVILPRSLMRTPSFTLGTVIITVYFVGFSGFFVITSLYLQDGLGLPAWQAGMMLLPFALGGTVGAAGSGRYLHHYGRLVVVVGLACSLAGMSLGNLLISLDPTGNHVWTLIFAFLLAGFGNGCTIAPNQALTLADVPVASTSTAAALLQSTQRIGTTLSIAVLTLVFFISLPLDLRGQPASSAGEILTFSGAFSNALHVTEVTCSLALMMALVDWYRRRHASVQ, encoded by the coding sequence ATGAGTCAACCGGCCCCTATCGGCGCTGCTAGTGTGCGCGGGGCAAAAGAAAATTCTGCCGTTAAGGATTGGAATGTTGACCCGTGGAAGGCTTTCTATGTGATTATGGCCGGCGGGTTTATGACCTTGCTGGACGTGTCGATTGTGAACGTGGCGTTGCCTTCGATTACGGCACATTTGCAGGCCACTTCGAGCCAGTTGCAGTGGATTGTGGCGATCTATTCGCTGGCTTTTGGGGTGATGCTGGTGCCGGCGGGTCGCTTTGGTGATCTTTTTGGCCGTCGCACCATGTTTTTGGTGGGCATTGGCGGTTTCGGCCTGGCCTCGATTTTGTGTGGTTTGGCCCCGAGCGCGAACTTTTTGATTGGTGCTCGCCTGATTCAGGGTGCTTTTGCTGCGGTGATTAACCCGCAGGTGGCGGGCTTGATTCAGCAAATGTTTACTGGTGCTGACCGAGGGCGCGCCTACGGTTACAACGGTGCTGCCATTGGGGTGGCGACTGCTTTGGGCCCAGTCCTTGGCGGCGTGATTGTTTCGGCGCTGCCGGGACAGTTCGGTTGGCGCACCATTTTCTTGATTAATGTACCGATTGCTCTGGTCGTCATCCCGATGGCGATTAAGCTTTTGCCCCCACCGCAGCGCCAAGATGCGAAGATTCGCTTGGATTTGGTGGGCATCATTTTGATGACGGCAATAACCTTGTTGTTGATGTTGCCGTTGATTATTGCCACGCAGCACGCTTCCTGGTCTGGCGCTCCTTGGTGGATGATTGGCGCTGCTTTGGCAGTGTGGGTTTTGTTCATGCTTTGGGAGCTTTGGCGTGATGGCCAGGGCGGTACGGTGATTTTGCCGCGTTCGCTGATGCGCACTCCCTCATTCACTTTGGGCACGGTCATTATTACCGTTTATTTTGTGGGCTTTTCGGGCTTTTTCGTCATCACTTCCTTGTATTTGCAGGATGGTTTGGGTTTGCCCGCTTGGCAGGCTGGCATGATGCTGTTGCCTTTCGCTTTGGGTGGCACGGTGGGTGCTGCCGGTTCGGGCCGCTACTTGCATCATTATGGTCGCCTAGTGGTCGTCGTTGGCTTGGCTTGTTCCCTGGCGGGCATGTCTTTGGGCAATTTGTTGATTAGCTTGGATCCGACAGGCAACCATGTGTGGACTTTGATTTTTGCTTTCTTGCTGGCGGGCTTTGGTAATGGTTGCACGATTGCCCCGAACCAGGCTTTGACTTTGGCGGATGTGCCGGTGGCTTCGACTTCGACGGCGGCCGCATTGTTGCAGTCCACGCAGCGCATTGGCACCACTTTGTCGATTGCGGTTTTGACCCTCGTGTTCTTTATTTCTCTACCGTTGGATTTGCGCGGTCAGCCGGCGTCCTCGGCAGGGGAAATCTTGACTTTCTCGGGGGCCTTTTCTAACGCTTTGCACGTTACCGAGGTAACCTGTTCGCTGGCGCTGATGATGGCTTTGGTGGACTGGTACCGTCGCCGTCACGCTTCGGTTCAGTAG
- the dcd gene encoding dCTP deaminase yields the protein MLLSDGDLTAELSAGRIGLDPLDLSLVQPASIDVRLDRYFRLFDNHKYAVIDPKADQSDLTHMVDAGESGPFVLHPGEFVLGATLETVTLPDDIAARLEGKSSLGRLGLLTHSTAGFIDPGFSGQVTLELSNTATMPILLYPGMKIGQLCFFRLSAPAQKPYGQGATGSRYQGQRGPTPSRSHLNFTQVPVKK from the coding sequence ATGTTGCTTTCTGATGGTGATCTCACTGCCGAGTTGTCCGCCGGCCGCATTGGCCTCGACCCACTAGACCTGTCGCTGGTACAGCCAGCCAGCATTGACGTGCGCCTCGACCGGTACTTCCGACTTTTCGACAACCACAAGTACGCGGTTATTGACCCCAAGGCCGACCAGTCAGACCTGACCCACATGGTCGATGCGGGGGAGTCCGGACCGTTCGTCTTGCACCCCGGCGAGTTCGTCCTCGGCGCGACCCTCGAAACTGTCACCCTGCCAGACGATATTGCCGCCCGCCTCGAAGGCAAATCTTCCCTCGGTCGCCTCGGTCTGCTCACGCACTCCACCGCCGGTTTCATCGACCCGGGCTTCTCCGGCCAAGTCACCCTCGAACTTTCCAACACCGCCACCATGCCCATCCTGCTCTACCCGGGCATGAAAATTGGTCAGTTGTGCTTCTTCCGTCTCTCCGCCCCAGCCCAAAAACCATACGGCCAAGGCGCTACCGGTTCCCGCTACCAGGGTCAGCGAGGCCCCACGCCATCGCGCTCACACCTCAACTTCACCCAAGTTCCCGTCAAAAAGTAA
- a CDS encoding TM2 domain-containing protein yields MSEPYYPTNENAQGQNGAEAYTSMPQTDAPVQPYQAPGQNGYQQQYQAGGQYQQYQANGQAQYQQQGYQTPPGQAPYQQQTYPNGYAQQPYGQPMTPPRNKWIAVLLCFFLGTLGIHNFYMGYTGRGVAQLLLTLTVVGALISGPWVFIEFIILLISSNYTDAQGRPLEN; encoded by the coding sequence ATGAGCGAACCTTATTACCCAACTAATGAAAATGCCCAAGGTCAAAATGGGGCTGAAGCTTACACCAGCATGCCGCAGACTGACGCTCCAGTTCAGCCATACCAGGCGCCTGGCCAGAATGGTTACCAGCAGCAGTATCAGGCTGGGGGACAATACCAGCAGTACCAGGCGAACGGCCAAGCACAGTACCAGCAGCAGGGTTACCAGACTCCTCCGGGTCAGGCTCCTTACCAGCAGCAGACTTACCCGAATGGTTATGCCCAGCAGCCTTATGGTCAGCCAATGACCCCTCCACGTAATAAGTGGATTGCAGTGCTACTCTGCTTCTTCTTGGGCACCCTTGGCATTCACAACTTCTACATGGGTTACACCGGTCGTGGGGTGGCTCAGCTACTTTTGACTTTGACCGTCGTTGGCGCCTTGATTTCTGGCCCTTGGGTTTTCATTGAGTTCATTATCCTTTTGATCTCGTCTAACTACACTGATGCTCAGGGTCGTCCGTTGGAAAACTGA
- a CDS encoding leucine-rich repeat domain-containing protein, translated as MKTPLTAITVLSAAAIALTPLPLTSTPVAEAAYRPRPTLVSAPKVGGKFVDVPKNMLFSGEMAWLANARISTGWEGKRGREYRPLNQIERQAMAAFLYRLAGMDRSGYRPPKRPTFKDVPRGSQFYKQVEWMASTGITTGWKRGKDRYFGPHGAVNRDAMAAFLARFVKKYPSRVSPAIVALGQPGKQGSGRVFRDVPAKMQFSAEMEWLRKTEVSTGWKRGKNRFYRPLEPIRRDAMAAFLYRLKFNRFAEPTAAEMADARKTVTKSCWVAPNMSDFWNRKNLECEFTRYNYAINKAANERIRKEKLQEFSMYVGNPRDIIDEILIFPTIKSFGIMGTKATSVPNFSRMPNVTHLILKGNQLRSLPNFSHLPKLTHLNVNENQLRSLPNFTHLPKLYNLEAERNQLSSVPNFSKIPQLSYLEVSSNKLKALPDFRYARELFTLKVESNQLTALPDFRSTNLRVIHADKNRISKVPNWKNLRNLQSLYLKNNQIKSMPNFYYMDELKYVHLQNNPLKKCPTFPDSLRRIKVSC; from the coding sequence ATGAAAACCCCACTTACTGCCATTACTGTTCTTTCTGCTGCCGCTATTGCTTTAACTCCCCTCCCGCTGACGTCCACGCCGGTGGCCGAGGCCGCTTACCGTCCTCGACCCACTTTGGTGTCTGCCCCGAAGGTGGGTGGCAAGTTTGTGGATGTGCCGAAAAACATGCTGTTTTCGGGGGAAATGGCTTGGTTGGCGAATGCACGCATTTCGACTGGTTGGGAAGGCAAACGAGGGCGAGAATACCGCCCGTTGAATCAGATTGAGCGTCAAGCAATGGCTGCTTTCTTGTACCGGCTGGCGGGAATGGATCGCTCGGGCTATCGCCCACCGAAACGCCCCACTTTTAAGGATGTGCCGCGCGGTTCGCAGTTTTATAAACAGGTTGAGTGGATGGCTTCGACCGGAATCACAACCGGTTGGAAGCGTGGCAAGGATCGTTATTTCGGTCCGCATGGCGCGGTGAATCGCGATGCCATGGCCGCTTTCTTGGCTCGTTTCGTTAAAAAGTACCCGTCGCGGGTGTCCCCGGCGATTGTCGCCCTCGGCCAGCCAGGGAAACAAGGTAGTGGCCGAGTGTTCCGCGATGTGCCTGCCAAGATGCAGTTCTCGGCGGAGATGGAGTGGCTGCGGAAAACTGAGGTGTCGACTGGCTGGAAACGGGGGAAGAATCGTTTCTACCGCCCATTGGAGCCGATTCGTCGCGATGCCATGGCTGCTTTCTTGTACCGTTTGAAGTTCAACCGGTTCGCGGAGCCCACAGCCGCAGAAATGGCTGACGCTCGCAAAACCGTGACGAAGTCTTGCTGGGTTGCACCCAATATGAGCGATTTTTGGAATCGAAAGAATCTGGAATGCGAGTTTACCCGCTACAACTATGCGATCAATAAAGCAGCGAATGAGCGGATTCGGAAAGAGAAGCTACAAGAGTTCAGCATGTATGTGGGCAATCCCCGAGACATTATCGACGAGATCCTGATTTTCCCCACGATTAAGAGCTTCGGCATTATGGGTACGAAGGCAACTTCGGTACCGAATTTTTCTCGAATGCCAAATGTTACGCACTTGATTCTCAAAGGCAATCAGCTGCGAAGCTTGCCAAACTTCAGTCATTTGCCGAAACTAACACATTTGAATGTGAATGAAAATCAGCTCCGCAGCCTGCCGAACTTTACTCACCTGCCGAAGCTATACAATCTTGAAGCGGAAAGGAACCAGCTTTCGAGCGTCCCGAACTTCAGTAAGATTCCTCAGCTGAGTTATCTTGAGGTGTCCTCGAATAAGCTGAAGGCACTACCTGACTTCCGTTATGCCCGGGAGCTATTCACTCTGAAGGTTGAGAGCAATCAGCTGACGGCTCTGCCCGATTTCCGCAGCACCAACCTACGAGTAATTCATGCGGATAAGAACCGAATCAGCAAGGTGCCGAATTGGAAGAATCTTCGCAACCTGCAAAGCCTGTACCTGAAGAATAACCAGATTAAGTCCATGCCGAACTTCTACTACATGGACGAGCTAAAGTACGTGCACTTGCAAAACAATCCGTTAAAGAAGTGCCCCACTTTCCCTGACTCGCTGCGTCGGATCAAGGTAAGTTGCTGA
- a CDS encoding DUF4235 domain-containing protein has product MSIIVQDLVKHGKLARELFSLRVAPCRPRILEDQMDIAWKVINGVALAGAALVANTVVKSGWKALTGNTPPAPGDEEATARLAEVLIFGALSGLVMAAARRTAVRSANKWYGGSKFNQLEV; this is encoded by the coding sequence ATGTCCATCATAGTTCAGGATTTGGTAAAACACGGTAAACTAGCCCGTGAACTATTTTCACTCCGGGTGGCACCTTGCCGCCCTCGTATTTTGGAGGATCAGATGGACATCGCATGGAAGGTCATCAACGGGGTGGCTCTTGCTGGCGCCGCTTTGGTCGCAAACACTGTCGTCAAGTCCGGTTGGAAAGCTTTGACCGGTAACACTCCCCCAGCTCCGGGTGATGAGGAAGCAACCGCCCGTTTGGCTGAGGTGCTAATTTTTGGTGCCCTTTCGGGCTTGGTAATGGCTGCTGCTCGCCGCACCGCGGTACGTAGCGCCAACAAGTGGTACGGCGGATCGAAGTTTAATCAGCTGGAGGTCTGA
- a CDS encoding (Fe-S)-binding protein, giving the protein MGTRFATFFAEVLTHRAFKGRPLVRISHWMVMLSFPILFLTLVSSYFQIVRPGFSLFLLGHFPPYEWLVEFFALACLLGILALFVVRARNGGALPWRRAEVTRQQAEAELANRDGSATSLPRRFLGSTKWQAVFVEAVVLLVAIAVLALRVLEYWWAQLPAKAQDFNAATAWAEGANYLTNAAESSTSWWHHPISGPLATLLASASPSFDAKALSVAIALTALAKILTSMIWMMVVGAQTTMGVAWHRFTALVNVFARRDPKGGKALGALEPIRMQGEPLTAETLEDLPEDARLGVETIHDFTWKGLLDFTSCTECGRCQELCPAWATGKPLSPKLFTLALRDHHASATAFAKAADQLLAERPELNDRFGTDEGSGTRLWPLADMLRPVDSQSTEDAALAGSNTEGSTESAAGQAATGAKDAAVAGQVSPLLPEEALALDSNLPLVAHTGDVLAALQAGGAAPDLETGVALQTAPLVGDVIVPEALWACTTCGACVEQCPVDIEHIDHIVDLRRNQVLMESAFPKELAGVFRKMESKGNPYGKPARKRMEWAKNLDFEIPEIGVDVEDATEVDYLLWVGCAGSFDDKAMKTTAAIAELLHLAEVSFGVLGQNESCTGDPARRAGNEVLFQMLAAANVEMLNEVKATKIIVSCAHCFNTIGQEYPQLGGKYEVLHHTQVLNRLVREGHLRPVPPSADEAQKVTYHDPCYLGRHNGIYSPPRELLGSVVGSENLVEMPRHADRAMCCGGGGARAWTEESTGVRIASARSAEAEETGATLIATACPFCTQMLDSASPKAQVQDVALSLLDSVKRGQN; this is encoded by the coding sequence GTGGGAACGCGCTTTGCCACTTTCTTTGCGGAGGTTTTGACCCACCGCGCTTTTAAGGGTCGCCCCTTGGTGCGTATTTCGCACTGGATGGTGATGCTTTCGTTCCCCATTTTGTTCTTGACCCTGGTCAGCAGTTATTTCCAGATTGTTCGCCCGGGTTTTTCCCTGTTTTTGCTGGGCCATTTTCCCCCATATGAGTGGCTGGTAGAGTTTTTTGCTTTGGCTTGTTTGCTGGGGATTTTGGCTCTGTTTGTGGTGCGTGCGCGCAATGGTGGTGCCTTGCCTTGGCGGCGCGCCGAGGTTACTCGTCAGCAGGCTGAGGCGGAGTTGGCGAACCGTGATGGTAGCGCCACTTCTTTGCCTCGTCGTTTCTTGGGTTCAACCAAGTGGCAGGCGGTTTTTGTCGAGGCCGTGGTGCTGCTGGTGGCGATTGCGGTGCTGGCTTTGCGCGTTTTGGAGTACTGGTGGGCACAATTGCCCGCGAAAGCTCAGGATTTTAATGCTGCCACCGCGTGGGCCGAGGGCGCCAATTACCTGACGAACGCCGCCGAGAGTTCGACCTCTTGGTGGCATCACCCAATTTCTGGTCCGTTAGCTACTTTGCTGGCGTCTGCTTCTCCGTCTTTTGATGCGAAGGCTTTGTCGGTGGCGATTGCCCTGACTGCTTTGGCGAAGATTCTCACCTCCATGATTTGGATGATGGTGGTGGGCGCCCAAACCACCATGGGGGTGGCTTGGCACCGTTTTACCGCCCTCGTGAATGTGTTTGCGCGGCGTGACCCGAAGGGTGGCAAGGCACTGGGCGCTTTGGAGCCGATCCGAATGCAGGGTGAGCCGTTGACGGCAGAAACTTTGGAGGATCTGCCCGAGGATGCCCGCCTTGGGGTGGAAACGATTCACGATTTCACCTGGAAGGGCCTGCTAGATTTCACTTCTTGTACCGAGTGTGGCCGTTGCCAGGAGCTCTGCCCGGCTTGGGCAACAGGAAAACCGCTCTCGCCTAAGCTATTTACTTTGGCTTTGCGTGACCATCATGCTTCGGCCACCGCCTTTGCGAAGGCCGCCGACCAGTTGTTGGCGGAGCGCCCCGAACTCAACGATCGTTTTGGCACTGACGAGGGCTCTGGCACGCGCTTGTGGCCGCTGGCAGACATGCTCCGTCCCGTGGATTCCCAGTCGACCGAGGACGCGGCGCTGGCTGGGTCGAACACGGAAGGCTCTACGGAGTCTGCTGCGGGCCAGGCTGCCACAGGCGCTAAGGACGCAGCTGTTGCTGGCCAGGTTTCGCCGTTGTTGCCGGAGGAGGCTCTCGCCCTCGATTCGAATTTGCCTTTGGTAGCGCACACTGGTGACGTTTTGGCGGCCTTGCAGGCCGGTGGGGCGGCCCCTGACCTGGAAACTGGGGTGGCTTTGCAGACCGCTCCCCTAGTTGGTGACGTGATTGTGCCCGAGGCTTTGTGGGCTTGTACGACTTGTGGTGCTTGTGTGGAACAGTGCCCGGTGGACATTGAGCATATTGACCATATTGTGGATTTGCGCCGTAACCAGGTGCTGATGGAGTCGGCGTTCCCGAAGGAATTGGCCGGGGTGTTCCGCAAGATGGAATCGAAGGGTAATCCTTATGGCAAGCCGGCTCGGAAGCGCATGGAGTGGGCTAAGAATCTAGACTTTGAGATCCCGGAGATCGGGGTTGATGTGGAGGATGCGACCGAGGTCGACTACCTGCTTTGGGTGGGTTGCGCGGGCTCCTTCGACGATAAGGCCATGAAGACTACCGCGGCGATTGCTGAGCTTTTGCATTTGGCTGAGGTCAGTTTTGGCGTCCTCGGCCAGAATGAAAGCTGTACTGGTGACCCGGCTCGTCGCGCTGGCAATGAAGTGTTGTTCCAGATGCTGGCGGCAGCGAATGTGGAAATGCTTAATGAAGTGAAGGCCACCAAGATTATTGTTTCTTGTGCGCACTGCTTCAATACGATTGGCCAGGAGTACCCGCAGTTGGGCGGCAAGTACGAGGTTTTGCATCATACGCAAGTGCTGAACCGTTTGGTCCGCGAGGGTCATTTGCGCCCGGTGCCGCCTAGTGCGGATGAGGCTCAGAAGGTCACCTACCATGACCCGTGCTATTTGGGTCGCCACAATGGGATTTATTCGCCGCCGCGTGAGCTCTTGGGCTCTGTGGTGGGCAGTGAGAATCTGGTGGAAATGCCGCGTCATGCCGATCGAGCCATGTGTTGTGGTGGCGGCGGTGCGCGGGCATGGACCGAGGAGAGCACCGGGGTGCGCATCGCTTCGGCTCGTAGCGCCGAGGCCGAGGAAACTGGTGCCACCTTGATTGCGACCGCTTGCCCGTTCTGTACTCAGATGTTGGATTCGGCTAGCCCGAAGGCGCAGGTGCAGGATGTGGCTTTGAGCCTGCTCGACTCGGTTAAACGCGGACAGAACTAG
- a CDS encoding S-layer homology domain-containing protein, which yields MAFRFSRGLIAAASVLSLGLLPVASASAMLNGDAAKADDSRANSVAYLRVGAKGCTGVLVDRQWVLTAAHCNDFRMGPVPALATFGRTYNFRRANQHEIDFFLPAERGDIALAHLSRPVATPVAQLVESPVALGAKGQVYGWGNGTAKWQGAPVSTLPADLESEKFGVAGQELTKQGHWLLSQGQGIRPGDSGGPVFVNNKVSFVAVVSDANTQGRPWFDAVAVANHLSWIRPTLAAQNPQFAALNLEIPQRKVNAGTENPIAATFPANAQGKVILRVDGREIASTSDLSAGRLETTYVAEAGTKTYDVSAEFVPAAGSAYLPVNAVVQRVEVGRARVSIEADAPSPLAAESQAQVPVTVGAPGFVQVKMTYQKPDGQWVERWSDNVHSNGVGPALVPLTLPALAEADRVNLTAFYYPDDTQKYEKGQTAQATYFLEPPLPENLKPNPKPQPMPEPQPMPDPERQPMPTPEAEPTPEVEPMPDPEPQPMPTPEVEPTPEVPAQPPVDPEPTPELPVKPTPEAKPPVVEPSPEKEAPAEPENPVDPEPEEPAEPSAEPELDDSPEPYDSPEPVESPEPEPEPVVPVVPVKPAPTKPKPPVKPAPKPVKPAPKPVVPVKPAPVKPKPPVKPAPKPVKPAPKPVVPVKPAPVKPAPKPVKPAPKPVVPVKPAPVKPAPKPVKPVPTKPKPVKPAPKPVKPAPKPVVPVKPAPVNPKPPVKPAPKPLKPAPKPVKPAPKPVKPAPKPVVPVKPAPVKPAPKPMKPVPVKPAPKPVKPAPKPVKPAPKPKPPVKPKPPVKPAPKPVAQCLTRKSAPKLGRVAFKDVPRSNPFQGEIFWGSNARITTGWADGTFRPLAPVTREAVAAFLYRMAGKPKVTLRHHDFSDVDQRNPFYREISWMKNTGISRGWPDGSFRPKESITREAMAAFLQRFATKFPASVSPAIVTHQFPDLIKANTFKDTVKADHKATIAWVKEAKISTGWADGTYRPLEPITREAMITFLYRLKFNFNQNCG from the coding sequence ATGGCTTTTCGTTTTTCTCGTGGTTTGATTGCCGCTGCTTCTGTTTTGTCTTTAGGCCTGTTGCCGGTTGCTTCGGCCTCGGCCATGTTAAATGGTGACGCCGCTAAAGCTGATGATTCCCGTGCTAACTCGGTGGCATATTTGCGGGTCGGTGCGAAGGGCTGCACTGGGGTGCTGGTGGATCGCCAGTGGGTGCTTACTGCGGCGCACTGCAATGATTTCCGAATGGGTCCGGTGCCAGCGTTGGCTACTTTTGGTCGCACGTACAATTTCCGGCGGGCAAATCAGCACGAGATTGACTTTTTCTTGCCGGCTGAGCGTGGCGATATCGCTTTGGCGCACTTGTCTCGCCCGGTTGCCACCCCAGTGGCGCAGCTAGTGGAATCCCCGGTTGCTTTAGGGGCGAAGGGCCAGGTTTACGGTTGGGGTAATGGCACTGCGAAGTGGCAGGGCGCTCCCGTTTCTACTTTGCCAGCAGACTTGGAGAGCGAAAAGTTTGGGGTTGCTGGCCAAGAGTTAACCAAGCAGGGTCACTGGTTGTTGTCTCAGGGGCAAGGGATCCGCCCAGGCGATTCTGGCGGCCCGGTTTTTGTCAATAACAAGGTCAGTTTTGTAGCGGTCGTTTCTGATGCGAATACCCAGGGGCGTCCTTGGTTTGATGCGGTTGCGGTCGCGAACCACTTGTCTTGGATTCGTCCCACTTTGGCCGCTCAGAATCCGCAGTTTGCAGCCTTGAACCTTGAGATCCCGCAGCGAAAAGTAAACGCTGGGACCGAAAATCCGATTGCGGCTACTTTCCCCGCGAACGCGCAAGGCAAAGTCATTTTGCGAGTTGATGGTCGCGAGATTGCCAGCACTAGCGACCTGTCTGCTGGTCGCTTGGAAACAACTTATGTGGCCGAGGCCGGAACTAAAACCTATGATGTGTCCGCCGAGTTTGTCCCCGCGGCTGGTTCTGCTTACCTGCCGGTAAACGCGGTAGTGCAGCGGGTTGAGGTGGGCCGTGCTCGCGTCTCGATTGAAGCGGATGCCCCCTCGCCACTGGCGGCAGAGTCCCAGGCACAAGTGCCAGTAACTGTTGGCGCTCCTGGTTTTGTCCAGGTGAAAATGACCTACCAGAAGCCAGATGGCCAGTGGGTGGAACGCTGGTCGGATAACGTGCACTCCAATGGGGTGGGACCAGCTTTGGTACCGCTTACCTTGCCTGCTTTGGCCGAGGCCGACCGGGTAAACCTGACCGCATTCTACTACCCGGACGACACTCAAAAGTACGAAAAGGGACAGACTGCCCAGGCGACTTACTTCTTGGAGCCACCGCTGCCAGAAAACCTGAAGCCGAATCCCAAACCTCAGCCGATGCCTGAGCCGCAGCCGATGCCTGATCCTGAGCGGCAGCCGATGCCAACGCCGGAAGCAGAACCGACTCCTGAAGTGGAACCGATGCCTGATCCTGAGCCGCAGCCTATGCCTACTCCAGAAGTTGAACCGACTCCTGAGGTACCTGCTCAGCCACCTGTGGACCCAGAGCCAACCCCAGAGTTGCCGGTCAAGCCCACTCCAGAAGCAAAGCCACCGGTTGTAGAACCAAGTCCAGAAAAGGAAGCTCCGGCCGAGCCAGAGAATCCCGTTGATCCGGAACCAGAGGAACCGGCTGAGCCTTCTGCCGAGCCAGAACTGGACGATAGTCCAGAACCATACGACAGCCCTGAGCCTGTCGAGAGCCCAGAACCTGAGCCAGAGCCGGTAGTACCGGTTGTTCCGGTGAAGCCGGCACCGACCAAACCGAAGCCTCCAGTTAAACCTGCGCCGAAGCCTGTCAAGCCGGCTCCGAAACCTGTTGTTCCGGTGAAGCCGGCTCCAGTTAAGCCGAAGCCTCCGGTCAAGCCTGCTCCCAAGCCGGTCAAACCGGCTCCTAAGCCTGTTGTTCCGGTGAAGCCGGCTCCAGTTAAGCCAGCGCCGAAGCCGGTGAAGCCCGCGCCGAAACCCGTTGTTCCGGTGAAGCCGGCTCCAGTTAAGCCTGCTCCCAAGCCAGTTAAGCCTGTGCCGACCAAGCCGAAGCCGGTGAAGCCTGCGCCGAAGCCTGTTAAGCCCGCTCCTAAGCCTGTTGTTCCGGTGAAGCCGGCACCGGTAAATCCGAAGCCACCGGTAAAGCCTGCCCCAAAGCCGCTCAAACCTGCGCCTAAGCCGGTCAAGCCTGCTCCCAAGCCGGTCAAACCAGCGCCTAAGCCTGTTGTTCCGGTCAAGCCGGCTCCAGTTAAGCCTGCGCCTAAGCCTATGAAGCCGGTTCCGGTAAAGCCTGCACCTAAGCCGGTGAAGCCAGCGCCGAAGCCAGTTAAGCCAGCTCCGAAGCCGAAGCCCCCGGTAAAGCCAAAGCCTCCGGTCAAGCCTGCACCTAAGCCGGTGGCTCAGTGCTTGACTCGCAAGTCGGCTCCTAAGCTGGGCCGGGTCGCCTTCAAGGACGTGCCGCGCTCTAATCCTTTCCAGGGGGAAATTTTCTGGGGTTCAAATGCTCGTATCACTACTGGCTGGGCAGATGGAACTTTCCGTCCGCTTGCCCCGGTGACGCGTGAAGCGGTAGCTGCGTTCTTGTACCGTATGGCGGGCAAACCGAAGGTAACTTTGCGTCATCACGATTTCTCGGATGTGGATCAGCGCAACCCCTTCTACCGGGAAATCTCGTGGATGAAGAACACCGGGATTAGTCGCGGTTGGCCTGATGGTTCGTTCCGTCCGAAGGAGTCCATTACTCGTGAAGCGATGGCCGCTTTCCTACAGCGTTTCGCCACCAAGTTCCCTGCGAGCGTTTCTCCAGCGATCGTGACTCACCAGTTCCCGGACCTGATTAAAGCCAACACTTTCAAGGACACGGTGAAAGCAGACCACAAGGCCACGATTGCCTGGGTGAAGGAAGCAAAGATCAGTACCGGCTGGGCCGATGGCACCTACCGGCCACTTGAACCAATCACTCGTGAAGCGATGATTACTTTCCTTTACCGCCTGAAGTTCAACTTCAACCAAAACTGCGGCTAA